The Sesamum indicum cultivar Zhongzhi No. 13 linkage group LG6, S_indicum_v1.0, whole genome shotgun sequence genome has a segment encoding these proteins:
- the LOC105165113 gene encoding F-box protein SKIP8 isoform X1 yields MGSTISSIFFVTDYWSFMVAVAATLFCFLFATALFFRKTKLEGPSELNSLKPRDCACLGEDSGIDSGAEMTARLSGGVKENGVEMVVERQTGASMMEQLVPEITTHALSYLDYPSLCRLSMTNSLMRKAANDDNAWKALYHKDFTLEQDNVTPTNGWKAYYAATRAIVTINAEFFRIVRERLLPAMGQLWLNADYVKCFHATGESFSGYNAVMESWQLAFSWENVADFQIRDVRTRVLTDMAWVTMKVFVDIGAGPFNVTNIFEFHNGRWYMVHHHSSALLIHRGGQQQLMQA; encoded by the exons ATGGGTTCTACGATTTCTAGCATTTTCTTTGTGACCGATTATTGGTCGTTTATGGTAGCCGTGGCAGCAAcccttttctgttttcttttcgCGACTGCTTTGTTTTTCCGGAAAACGAAATTAGAGGGCCCTTCTGAGTTGAATAGCTTAAAGCCCCGTGATTGTGCGTGCCTGGGTGAGGACAGTGGAATTGATAGTGGTGCGGAAATGACTGCGCGATTAAGTGGTGGGGTTAAGGAGAATGGTGTGGAAATGGTGGTGGAGAGGCAGACGGGGGCGTCGATGATGGAGCAGTTGGTGCCGGAGATCACTACACATGCCCTCAGTTACTTGGACTACCCAAGCCTCTGTCGACTCTCCATGACAAATTCGCTCATGCGAAAAGCTGCCAATGATGATAACGCATGGAAGGCACTCTATCACaag GATTTCACTTTGGAGCAAGATAATGTGACCCCAACCAATGGATGGAAAGCTTATTATGCAGCTACAAGAGCTATTGTCACCATCAATGCCGAGTTTTTTAGGATTGTTAGAGAAAGGTTGCTTCCAGCTATGGGTCAGTTGTGGCTTAATGCAGATTACGTGAAGTGTTTTCATGCAACTGGCGAGTCCTTTAGTGG TTATAATGCAGTTATGGAGAGCTGGCAGCTAGCATTTAGCTGGGAAAATGTTGCTGATTTCCAGATTCGAGATGTAAGGACCCGTGTCCTGACAGATATGGCTTGGGTTACCATGAAAGTTTTTGTTGACATAGGAGCCGGCCCATTTAACGTGACTAATATTTTCGAGTTCCATAATGGAAGATGGTACATGGTGCACCATCACAGCTCAGCATTGCTAATTCATAGAGGTGGCCAGCAACAACTTATGCAGGCATAA
- the LOC105165113 gene encoding F-box protein SKIP8 isoform X2: protein MGSTISSIFFVTDYWSFMVAVAATLFCFLFATALFFRKTKLEGPSELNSLKPRDCACLGEDSGIDSGAEMTARLSGGVKENGVEMVVERQTGASMMEQLVPEITTHALSYLDYPSLCRLSMTNSLMRKAANDDNAWKALYHKDFTLEQDNVTPTNGWKAYYAATRAIVTINAEFFRIVRERLLPAMGQLWLNADYVKCFHATGESFSGYGELAASI from the exons ATGGGTTCTACGATTTCTAGCATTTTCTTTGTGACCGATTATTGGTCGTTTATGGTAGCCGTGGCAGCAAcccttttctgttttcttttcgCGACTGCTTTGTTTTTCCGGAAAACGAAATTAGAGGGCCCTTCTGAGTTGAATAGCTTAAAGCCCCGTGATTGTGCGTGCCTGGGTGAGGACAGTGGAATTGATAGTGGTGCGGAAATGACTGCGCGATTAAGTGGTGGGGTTAAGGAGAATGGTGTGGAAATGGTGGTGGAGAGGCAGACGGGGGCGTCGATGATGGAGCAGTTGGTGCCGGAGATCACTACACATGCCCTCAGTTACTTGGACTACCCAAGCCTCTGTCGACTCTCCATGACAAATTCGCTCATGCGAAAAGCTGCCAATGATGATAACGCATGGAAGGCACTCTATCACaag GATTTCACTTTGGAGCAAGATAATGTGACCCCAACCAATGGATGGAAAGCTTATTATGCAGCTACAAGAGCTATTGTCACCATCAATGCCGAGTTTTTTAGGATTGTTAGAGAAAGGTTGCTTCCAGCTATGGGTCAGTTGTGGCTTAATGCAGATTACGTGAAGTGTTTTCATGCAACTGGCGAGTCCTTTAGTGG TTATGGAGAGCTGGCAGCTAGCATTTAG
- the LOC105165112 gene encoding SUN domain-containing protein 2 — translation MKIEPTKLNPQSFRRNSVKNRNIGKRISRRGFCNLSVPLFISFWCVVVLFHAKLGLTRGNEENGYENITGGVVMEPNVSEIINDSASHEGHTDLEGLFMETSESEELISVILVYESYMCRIDSEEDGRESEPGQQQNGRIQITYPNLDEFKYISRQEKSGSPRQLENITHRLEPDGTPYNYASAAKGAKVVDHNKEAKGTSNILGKDHDKYLRNPCSVGGKYFIIELVDETLVDAVKIANFEHYSSNFKDFELYGTLVYPTETWNKLGSFVAANIKQTQCFKLPEPKWVRYLKVNLLSHYGSEFYCTLSVVEVYGVDAVEQMLEDLIVTSKESSTNGSPSPNSTAVPSLLPEPGPNNPKVDDVAHNVSESASKGVGNIDEGQKLSSDILKGPKPVSSTADPMLKARQHAGNRWHADAALKVVLQKVRALEQNLSVLEEYIKELNKRRGDILPELDKELAKFSVLLEKSKSEMRDLLEWKETMEKGLFELESWRALVSTQMDLLVTQNSMLRVEVEKVLHDQASLASKELAILTVTLSFACIAILKIISGRVVEYFRSPTAGAVPSSSSVWTLILIFCSMTMIIPVIYG, via the exons ATGAAGATTGAGCCCACGAAACTGAATCCTCAATCTTTTCGTAGAAACAGCGTCAAGAATCGTAATATTGGCAAGAGAATTTCAAGGAGAGGCTTCTGCAACCTCTCTGTTCCGCTCTTCATCTCCTTTTGGTGTGTTGTTGTGTTGTTTCATGCTAAACTTGGCCTTACTCGTGGAAATGAAG AAAATGGATATGAGAATATCACTGGTGGAGTTGTGATGGAGCCCAACGTCTCTGAGATTATTAATGATTCTGCTTCACACGAGGGCCATACAGATTTGGAAGGTTTGTTCATGGAAACAAGTGAATCGGAGGAACTGATATCAGTTATTTTAGTATATGAGTCGTATATGTGTCGAATAGATAGTGAAGAAGATGGTAGAGAAAGTGAACCAGGACAGCAACAGAATGGGAGGATTCAGATAACTTATCCAAATCTTGATGAgttcaaatatatttctagGCAAGAGAAAAGTGGTTCCCCTCGCCAGCTTGAAAACATCACCCACAGGCTTGAGCCTGACGGGACGCCCTACAACTATGCCTCAGCTGCAAAGGGTGCAAAAGTGGTCGATCATAACAAGGAAGCAAAAGGAACAAGCAACATCCTGGGCAAGGATCACGATAAGTATCTCAGGAATCCCTGTTCTGTTGGGGGCAAGTATTTTATCATTGAGCTTGTGGACGAAACTTTGGTTGATGCTGTCAAAATAGCAAATTTCGAGCATTACTCCTCTAATTTCAAAGATTTTGAGTTGTATGGGACCTTAGTTTACCCAACTGAGACATGGAACAAATTGGGGTCCTTTGTCGCTGCAAATATCAAGCAAACACAATGTTTTAAGCTGCCTGAGCCAAAATGGGTCCGATACCTGAAAGTGAATTTGCTGAGTCATTATGGTTCCGAATTCTACTGTACACTAAGTGTTGTGGAGGTGTATGGAGTTGATGCTGTTGAACAGATGCTTGAGGATCTTATTGTTACTTCTAAGGAGTCTTCCACTAATGGATCGCCAAGTCCAAATTCGACTGCAGTCCCTTCGTTACTACCTGAACCAGGTCCTAACAATCCTAAAGTAGATGATGTTGCTCATAATGTTTCTGAGAGTGCCAGTAAAGGGGTGGGAAATATTGACGAGGGGCAAAAGCTTAGTTCAGATATTCTGAAGGGACCAAAGCCCGTAAGTAGCACAGCGGATCCAATGCTGAAGGCTAGGCAGCATGCAGGTAACAGATGGCATGCTGATGCAGCACTAAAGGTAGTGTTACAGAAGGTCAGAGCACTCGAACAGAACTTATCCGTGCTGGAGGAGTACATCAAAGAACTTAACAAAAGAAGGGGAGATATTTTGCCCGAGCTTGACAAAGAGCTGGCAAAATTTTCCGTTCTTCTGGAGAAAAGTAAATCAGAGATGAGGGATCTCTTGGAATGGAAGGAAACCATG gAGAAAGGATTATTTGAGCTTGAGTCATGGAGAGCTCTCGTCTCAACCCAAATGGATCTCTTGGTCACACAAAATAGCATGCTGAG AGTAGAGGTTGAAAAGGTTCTACACGATCAAGCAAGTTTGGCGAGCAAGGAGCTAGCTATTCTAACAGTCACCCTTTCCTTCGCATGCATTGCCATTCTCAAGATTATTTCAGGAAGGGTGGTGGAATATTTCCGCTCCCCAACAGCTGGTGCAGTTCCCTCATCGAGCAGTGTATGGACGTTAATTCTCATCTTCTGTAGCATGACTATGATCATACCAGTGATTTATGGTTAG